The following are encoded together in the Glycine max cultivar Williams 82 chromosome 8, Glycine_max_v4.0, whole genome shotgun sequence genome:
- the LOC100790839 gene encoding uncharacterized protein LOC100790839 gives MAASALSNRLVSPISLPSKPKPKAISLQPKFSLVKFPNTRFHPLSRKTTSLTTFCSSDAPQHDTPIELRYPAFPTVMDINQIRDILPHRFPFLLVDRVIEYNPGVSAVAIKNVTINDNFFPGHFPERPIMPGVLMVEAMAQVGGLVMLQPEVGGSRENFFFAGIDKVRFRKPVIAGDTLVMRMTLTKLQKRFGIAKMEGKAYVGGEVVCEGEFLMAMGSE, from the exons ATGGCAGCCTCAGCTCTCTCCAACAGATTGGTTTCACCCATTTCTCTTCCATCCAAACCCAAACCCAAAGCCATTTCCTTGCAACCCAAATTTTCACTTGTCAAATTCCCCAACACCAGATTCCATCCCTTGTCGAGGAAAACGACGTCGCTCACCACGTTTTGTTCCTCCGATGCTCCTCAGCATGACACCCCAATTGAATTAA GGTATCCAGCATTCCCAACCGTCATGGACATCAACCAGATTCGTGACATTTTGCCTCACAG gtttccttttcttctggTGGATAGAGTGATTGAATACAATCCTGGAGTTTCTGCAGTGGCTATAAAGAATGTGACAATAAATGACAACTTCTTTCCTGGACATTTTCCAGAAAGGCCCATCATGCCTGGTGTTCTAATGGTTGAG GCAATGGCACAAGTTGGTGGTTTGGTCATGTTGCAACCTGAAGTGGGAGGCTCTCGTGAAAACTTCTTCTTTGCTGGAATAGACAAAGTGCGGTTTCGTAAGCCTGTGATTGCTGGGGACACCTTAGTTATGAGAATGACACTTACTAAGCTGCAAAAGCGATTTGGAATAGCAAAGATGGAAGGGAAGGCATATGTTGGAGGCGAAGTTGTGTGTGAGGGTGAATTTTTGATGGCGATGGGGAGCGAATAA